TCCTGTGGATCTGGAAGTAAACGACAGTTTTATTCGATGCGTACAGAAGCCGGTCTTAATCAATAATGTAGCCTACATCCCTCTTCGTGCCTTTGCCGATGCAATCGGTGCAACAATAATCTGGGATGATGCAGAAAAGGCTGCAACCGTTGTCAAAGACAACCACACCTTAGTTTTTTACTTAAATAAAGATTACAGCTTGTTAGACGGCGCGTACGGTCCGGGTATTGCAATCCACTACGGACTGATGTTTGTGCCCGCAAGAGCCATTTGTGATGCATTAGGCTACAGTGTCGAATGGGATGGTTTTTACTATGTGGTAGACATTACCGCACCGGGTGTTACAGTTCCCGAAGCTTGTAAGGATTATTCCTACAATTACGATGATTTGCTGTATCTGGGAAAAATCACACATGTTGAGTGCGGTGCAGAGCCTTTCGAGACAAGAATCGGTATTGCAAACACGGTTATTAACCGCGTTCGCTCTCCCCTTTACCCCAACACCATTAAGGGTGCGATTTATGACACCAAGCACGGTGTACAGTATCCACCCGCACACACAAGCCACATGAACCGAACCCCCTCGGTTTCCAGTATGCTGGCGGCAAAATGCGCCTTAAACGGAGTTGAGCTTGTGGGCGATTCGGTGGCATTTGTAAATGTAAAATACTTGTCATCCTCCTGGGCACACAACAATATGCAACACTATGTAACCTTAGGTATTGTGGCATTTTACAGATTCCCGTAAAGATTCACGAAACACAAATGGTGTTTCTCCCTTATAAAATATTCTCCAAAAAGAAAAAACGCAAAGCTTGCGTTTTTTCTTTTTTTATATTTTGTTATCATAAAGAGAAATGACAGCTTTAAAGAGTTTGTCTTCACAGGAAACGGAAACA
The sequence above is a segment of the Clostridia bacterium genome. Coding sequences within it:
- a CDS encoding cell wall hydrolase: MYKKIIAVCLMLVMLLSVIPVQALDTYGGYPLPVDLEVNDSFIRCVQKPVLINNVAYIPLRAFADAIGATIIWDDAEKAATVVKDNHTLVFYLNKDYSLLDGAYGPGIAIHYGLMFVPARAICDALGYSVEWDGFYYVVDITAPGVTVPEACKDYSYNYDDLLYLGKITHVECGAEPFETRIGIANTVINRVRSPLYPNTIKGAIYDTKHGVQYPPAHTSHMNRTPSVSSMLAAKCALNGVELVGDSVAFVNVKYLSSSWAHNNMQHYVTLGIVAFYRFP